A stretch of the Tachyglossus aculeatus isolate mTacAcu1 chromosome 6, mTacAcu1.pri, whole genome shotgun sequence genome encodes the following:
- the WDR13 gene encoding WD repeat-containing protein 13 isoform X2, translating into MVADTAAASRLPGEAGWSLGHGRGVAASAGSGCEFRTQYIRRRSQLLRENAKAGYEPTLRKQYLRLRGQLLAQRYGPLSEQSSFRAYSNSIVRSSRTTLDRMEDFEEDPRTLGARGHRRSVSRGSYQLQAQMNRAVHDDRPPGSVVPTSVAEASRAMAGDTTLSENYAFAGMYHIFDQHVDEAVPKVQFANDDKHLLACCSLDGSISVCQLVPTPPVVVRVLKGHSRGVSDFAWSLSNDIIVSTSLDTTMRIWATEDGKCIREIPDPDGAELLCCTFQPINNNLTVVGNSKHNLHVVNISTGKKVKGGSSKLTGRVLALSFDSPGRILWAGDDRGSVFSFLFDMATGKLTKAKRLVVNEGSSITSISARSWISREARDPSLLINACVDKLLLYRVVDNEGTLQLKRSFQIQQSTHPIRSIFCPLMSFRQGACVVTGSEDMCVYFFDVERATKAIVNKLQGHSAAVLDVSFNCDESLLASSDAKGMVIVWRREQK; encoded by the exons GCTGCCGCGAGCAGACTCCCCGGAGAAGCCGGCTGGAGCCTGGGGCATGGCCGCGGTGTGGCAGCAAGTGCTGGCAGTGGATGCGAG TTCCGCACCCAGTACATCCGCCGGCGCAGCCAGCTCCTGCGAGAGAATGCCAAGGCCGGCTACGAGCCCACCCTGCGCAAGCAGTACCTGAGGCTGCGGGGCCAGCTCCTGGCCCAGCGCTACGGGCCCCTCTCGGAGCAGAGCAGCTTCCGAGCCTACAGCAACAGCATCGTCCGCAGCAGCCGCACCACGCTGGACCGCATGGAG GACTTCGAGGAGGACCCCCGCACCCTGGGCGCCCGCGGGCACCGCCGCTCCGTCAGCCGCGGCTCCTACCAGCTGCAGGCCCAGATGAACCGGGCCGTCCACGACGACAG GCCCCCGGGCAGCGTGGTGCCCACGTCCGTGGCCGAGGCCAGTCGGGCCATGGCGGGCGACACCACCCTGAGTGAAAACTACGCCTTCGCGGGCATGTACCATATCTTCGATCAGCACGTGGATGAGGCAG TCCCCAAGGTGCAGTTTGCCAACGATGACAAACACCTGCTGGCCTGCTGCTCGCTGGACGGCAGCATCTCGGTGTGCCAGCTGGTCCCCACGCCGCCCGTGGTGGTGCGGGTGCTGAAGGGGCACTCGCGGGGGGTGTCGGACTTTGCCTGGTCCCTCTCCAACGACATCATCGTCTCCACCTCGCTGGACACGACCATGCGCATCTGGGCCACCGAGGACGGCAAGTGCATCCGGGAGATCCCGGACCCCGACGGGGCCGAGCTTCTCTGCTGCACCTTCCAGCCCATCAACAACAACCTGACCGTG GTGGGCAACAGCAAGCACAACCTGCACGTGGTGAACATCTCGACGGGGAAGAAAGTGAAGGGGGGCTCCAGCAAGCTGACGGGCCGCGTGCTGGCCCTGTCCTTCGACTCCCCCGGCCGCATCCTGTGGGCCGGGGACGACCGTGGCAGCGTCTTTTCTTTCCTGTTCGACATGGCCACGG gtaAACTGACCAAGGCCAAGCGGCTTGTGGTGAACGAGGGCAGCTCCATCACCAGCATCTCGGCCCGCTCCTGGATTAGCCGAGAGGCCCGCGACCCCTCCTTGCTCATCAACGCCTGTGTCGACAAGCTGCTGTTGTACCG GGTGGTGGATAACGAAGGGACCCTGCAGCTGAAGCGGAGCTTCCAGATCCAGCAGAGCACGCACCCGATCCGCAGCATCTTCTGCCCCCTCATGTCCTTCCGCCAGGGAGCTTGTGTGG TGACGGGCAGCGAGGACATGTGCGTCTACTTCTTCGACGTGGAAAGAGCCACCAAAGCCATCGTCAATAAGCTCCAAGGCCACAGCGCGGCCGTGCTGGACGTCAGCTTCAACTGTGACGAGAGCCTGCTTGCCTCCAGCGATGCCAAGGGCATGGTCATCGTCTGGCGCCGAGAGCAGAAGTAG
- the WDR13 gene encoding WD repeat-containing protein 13 isoform X1 translates to MARPTGRNRSGKENLSRWWLTQLPRADSPEKPAGAWGMAAVWQQVLAVDARYNVYRTPTFPQFRTQYIRRRSQLLRENAKAGYEPTLRKQYLRLRGQLLAQRYGPLSEQSSFRAYSNSIVRSSRTTLDRMEDFEEDPRTLGARGHRRSVSRGSYQLQAQMNRAVHDDRPPGSVVPTSVAEASRAMAGDTTLSENYAFAGMYHIFDQHVDEAVPKVQFANDDKHLLACCSLDGSISVCQLVPTPPVVVRVLKGHSRGVSDFAWSLSNDIIVSTSLDTTMRIWATEDGKCIREIPDPDGAELLCCTFQPINNNLTVVGNSKHNLHVVNISTGKKVKGGSSKLTGRVLALSFDSPGRILWAGDDRGSVFSFLFDMATGKLTKAKRLVVNEGSSITSISARSWISREARDPSLLINACVDKLLLYRVVDNEGTLQLKRSFQIQQSTHPIRSIFCPLMSFRQGACVVTGSEDMCVYFFDVERATKAIVNKLQGHSAAVLDVSFNCDESLLASSDAKGMVIVWRREQK, encoded by the exons GCTGCCGCGAGCAGACTCCCCGGAGAAGCCGGCTGGAGCCTGGGGCATGGCCGCGGTGTGGCAGCAAGTGCTGGCAGTGGATGCGAG GTACAACGTCTACCGCACCCCCACCTTCCCGCAGTTCCGCACCCAGTACATCCGCCGGCGCAGCCAGCTCCTGCGAGAGAATGCCAAGGCCGGCTACGAGCCCACCCTGCGCAAGCAGTACCTGAGGCTGCGGGGCCAGCTCCTGGCCCAGCGCTACGGGCCCCTCTCGGAGCAGAGCAGCTTCCGAGCCTACAGCAACAGCATCGTCCGCAGCAGCCGCACCACGCTGGACCGCATGGAG GACTTCGAGGAGGACCCCCGCACCCTGGGCGCCCGCGGGCACCGCCGCTCCGTCAGCCGCGGCTCCTACCAGCTGCAGGCCCAGATGAACCGGGCCGTCCACGACGACAG GCCCCCGGGCAGCGTGGTGCCCACGTCCGTGGCCGAGGCCAGTCGGGCCATGGCGGGCGACACCACCCTGAGTGAAAACTACGCCTTCGCGGGCATGTACCATATCTTCGATCAGCACGTGGATGAGGCAG TCCCCAAGGTGCAGTTTGCCAACGATGACAAACACCTGCTGGCCTGCTGCTCGCTGGACGGCAGCATCTCGGTGTGCCAGCTGGTCCCCACGCCGCCCGTGGTGGTGCGGGTGCTGAAGGGGCACTCGCGGGGGGTGTCGGACTTTGCCTGGTCCCTCTCCAACGACATCATCGTCTCCACCTCGCTGGACACGACCATGCGCATCTGGGCCACCGAGGACGGCAAGTGCATCCGGGAGATCCCGGACCCCGACGGGGCCGAGCTTCTCTGCTGCACCTTCCAGCCCATCAACAACAACCTGACCGTG GTGGGCAACAGCAAGCACAACCTGCACGTGGTGAACATCTCGACGGGGAAGAAAGTGAAGGGGGGCTCCAGCAAGCTGACGGGCCGCGTGCTGGCCCTGTCCTTCGACTCCCCCGGCCGCATCCTGTGGGCCGGGGACGACCGTGGCAGCGTCTTTTCTTTCCTGTTCGACATGGCCACGG gtaAACTGACCAAGGCCAAGCGGCTTGTGGTGAACGAGGGCAGCTCCATCACCAGCATCTCGGCCCGCTCCTGGATTAGCCGAGAGGCCCGCGACCCCTCCTTGCTCATCAACGCCTGTGTCGACAAGCTGCTGTTGTACCG GGTGGTGGATAACGAAGGGACCCTGCAGCTGAAGCGGAGCTTCCAGATCCAGCAGAGCACGCACCCGATCCGCAGCATCTTCTGCCCCCTCATGTCCTTCCGCCAGGGAGCTTGTGTGG TGACGGGCAGCGAGGACATGTGCGTCTACTTCTTCGACGTGGAAAGAGCCACCAAAGCCATCGTCAATAAGCTCCAAGGCCACAGCGCGGCCGTGCTGGACGTCAGCTTCAACTGTGACGAGAGCCTGCTTGCCTCCAGCGATGCCAAGGGCATGGTCATCGTCTGGCGCCGAGAGCAGAAGTAG
- the WDR13 gene encoding WD repeat-containing protein 13 isoform X3, whose amino-acid sequence MAAVWQQVLAVDARYNVYRTPTFPQFRTQYIRRRSQLLRENAKAGYEPTLRKQYLRLRGQLLAQRYGPLSEQSSFRAYSNSIVRSSRTTLDRMEDFEEDPRTLGARGHRRSVSRGSYQLQAQMNRAVHDDRPPGSVVPTSVAEASRAMAGDTTLSENYAFAGMYHIFDQHVDEAVPKVQFANDDKHLLACCSLDGSISVCQLVPTPPVVVRVLKGHSRGVSDFAWSLSNDIIVSTSLDTTMRIWATEDGKCIREIPDPDGAELLCCTFQPINNNLTVVGNSKHNLHVVNISTGKKVKGGSSKLTGRVLALSFDSPGRILWAGDDRGSVFSFLFDMATGKLTKAKRLVVNEGSSITSISARSWISREARDPSLLINACVDKLLLYRVVDNEGTLQLKRSFQIQQSTHPIRSIFCPLMSFRQGACVVTGSEDMCVYFFDVERATKAIVNKLQGHSAAVLDVSFNCDESLLASSDAKGMVIVWRREQK is encoded by the exons ATGGCCGCGGTGTGGCAGCAAGTGCTGGCAGTGGATGCGAG GTACAACGTCTACCGCACCCCCACCTTCCCGCAGTTCCGCACCCAGTACATCCGCCGGCGCAGCCAGCTCCTGCGAGAGAATGCCAAGGCCGGCTACGAGCCCACCCTGCGCAAGCAGTACCTGAGGCTGCGGGGCCAGCTCCTGGCCCAGCGCTACGGGCCCCTCTCGGAGCAGAGCAGCTTCCGAGCCTACAGCAACAGCATCGTCCGCAGCAGCCGCACCACGCTGGACCGCATGGAG GACTTCGAGGAGGACCCCCGCACCCTGGGCGCCCGCGGGCACCGCCGCTCCGTCAGCCGCGGCTCCTACCAGCTGCAGGCCCAGATGAACCGGGCCGTCCACGACGACAG GCCCCCGGGCAGCGTGGTGCCCACGTCCGTGGCCGAGGCCAGTCGGGCCATGGCGGGCGACACCACCCTGAGTGAAAACTACGCCTTCGCGGGCATGTACCATATCTTCGATCAGCACGTGGATGAGGCAG TCCCCAAGGTGCAGTTTGCCAACGATGACAAACACCTGCTGGCCTGCTGCTCGCTGGACGGCAGCATCTCGGTGTGCCAGCTGGTCCCCACGCCGCCCGTGGTGGTGCGGGTGCTGAAGGGGCACTCGCGGGGGGTGTCGGACTTTGCCTGGTCCCTCTCCAACGACATCATCGTCTCCACCTCGCTGGACACGACCATGCGCATCTGGGCCACCGAGGACGGCAAGTGCATCCGGGAGATCCCGGACCCCGACGGGGCCGAGCTTCTCTGCTGCACCTTCCAGCCCATCAACAACAACCTGACCGTG GTGGGCAACAGCAAGCACAACCTGCACGTGGTGAACATCTCGACGGGGAAGAAAGTGAAGGGGGGCTCCAGCAAGCTGACGGGCCGCGTGCTGGCCCTGTCCTTCGACTCCCCCGGCCGCATCCTGTGGGCCGGGGACGACCGTGGCAGCGTCTTTTCTTTCCTGTTCGACATGGCCACGG gtaAACTGACCAAGGCCAAGCGGCTTGTGGTGAACGAGGGCAGCTCCATCACCAGCATCTCGGCCCGCTCCTGGATTAGCCGAGAGGCCCGCGACCCCTCCTTGCTCATCAACGCCTGTGTCGACAAGCTGCTGTTGTACCG GGTGGTGGATAACGAAGGGACCCTGCAGCTGAAGCGGAGCTTCCAGATCCAGCAGAGCACGCACCCGATCCGCAGCATCTTCTGCCCCCTCATGTCCTTCCGCCAGGGAGCTTGTGTGG TGACGGGCAGCGAGGACATGTGCGTCTACTTCTTCGACGTGGAAAGAGCCACCAAAGCCATCGTCAATAAGCTCCAAGGCCACAGCGCGGCCGTGCTGGACGTCAGCTTCAACTGTGACGAGAGCCTGCTTGCCTCCAGCGATGCCAAGGGCATGGTCATCGTCTGGCGCCGAGAGCAGAAGTAG